Proteins from one Corallococcus exiguus genomic window:
- a CDS encoding HAD family hydrolase, producing MIKLIVTDMDGTLYSWVDYIVPSVEALVGSVMLSTGWPRIRIVQALKRVYAQNESNEYPFALQESEIFDAFPEFDSFDKLVIEPARAAFAQARRKYLQLFPGVLDTLQTLKMKGLPVVALTDAPRNPVEVRAKLLKIDGLLDAIYCLPGFTFPEHSDGRLKVSRMIAAKEQRGEYRAACRVVELPRDYEKPNPAGLLRICAEMKVEPKEVLVIGDAAKKDVAVARKVGSIDCWAEYGTYISQEYRERLEIVSAPAITQRHAASVHDAAARAHAPETTHRLSNFNQLLEILELHGS from the coding sequence ATGATTAAGCTGATTGTTACGGATATGGATGGCACTTTGTACTCGTGGGTCGACTACATCGTTCCTTCGGTGGAAGCCCTCGTGGGATCCGTGATGCTCTCGACGGGATGGCCTCGGATACGCATCGTCCAGGCGCTCAAGAGGGTGTATGCGCAGAACGAATCGAACGAGTATCCGTTTGCCTTGCAGGAGTCAGAGATCTTCGACGCGTTTCCTGAGTTCGACTCATTCGACAAGCTGGTGATTGAACCTGCCAGGGCCGCGTTTGCCCAAGCGCGTAGGAAGTATCTCCAGTTGTTTCCGGGCGTCCTGGATACGTTGCAAACGTTGAAGATGAAGGGGCTGCCTGTGGTGGCGCTCACGGATGCGCCCAGGAATCCTGTGGAGGTCCGCGCGAAGCTCTTGAAAATCGATGGCCTCCTTGATGCCATTTACTGTCTGCCGGGCTTCACCTTTCCCGAACACTCGGACGGTCGGTTGAAGGTGTCCCGGATGATCGCCGCCAAGGAGCAGCGGGGCGAATACCGGGCCGCGTGTCGGGTTGTCGAATTGCCTCGGGACTACGAGAAGCCGAACCCAGCGGGCTTGTTGCGGATCTGCGCGGAGATGAAGGTTGAGCCCAAGGAGGTGTTGGTCATTGGCGACGCAGCGAAGAAGGATGTTGCGGTCGCGCGTAAGGTAGGGTCGATCGACTGCTGGGCAGAGTACGGTACCTATATCTCTCAGGAATACCGTGAGCGGCTGGAGATCGTTTCGGCCCCTGCCATCACCCAGCGTCACGCTGCGAGCGTCCATGACGCGGCCGCCCGGGCCCATGCGCCGGAGACGACCCATCGCCTCTCAAACTTCAACCAGCTCTTGGAGATCCTCGAACTGCATGGCTCATGA
- the tmk gene encoding dTMP kinase, producing the protein MLKRLEKGVLIALEGIDGAGKTTQARRLFEVLSGMGYDVVRTKEPTDGTWGRKLRESSKTGRLAPEQELELFLKDRREHVSQLITPGLEAGRIILVDRYYFSTVAYQGARGLPTDNLLKANEAFAPPPDVLFLLDISPEEAMRRIHQRGELGNLFEEESSLRAVAKVFAAMNFPYLERLNGMDPPEQVTRRMLDRLFGGVLSTRTLQDGAEVLPKGKDELSNDAVWAALGRVGKR; encoded by the coding sequence GTGCTGAAGCGACTCGAAAAAGGTGTGCTGATCGCCCTCGAAGGGATCGATGGTGCTGGCAAGACGACCCAGGCGAGACGCCTCTTCGAGGTGCTCAGCGGAATGGGCTACGACGTCGTGCGGACCAAGGAGCCGACGGATGGCACCTGGGGACGCAAACTCCGCGAGTCTTCGAAGACAGGGCGTTTGGCTCCTGAGCAGGAACTGGAGTTGTTCCTCAAGGACCGTCGGGAGCATGTCTCTCAGCTCATCACCCCCGGTCTTGAGGCGGGCCGGATCATCCTGGTCGACAGGTACTACTTCTCCACGGTGGCATACCAGGGAGCCAGGGGATTGCCGACGGACAACCTGCTGAAAGCCAACGAGGCTTTCGCGCCACCTCCTGACGTGCTCTTCCTCCTCGATATTTCCCCAGAAGAGGCCATGCGCCGCATCCACCAGCGTGGCGAACTGGGCAATTTGTTCGAAGAGGAAAGCAGCCTGCGTGCCGTGGCGAAGGTCTTCGCCGCGATGAACTTCCCATACCTTGAGCGACTGAATGGAATGGATCCGCCCGAGCAGGTAACGCGCCGAATGCTCGACCGACTGTTCGGTGGAGTTCTATCGACGCGGACGCTGCAGGATGGGGCGGAGGTGCTTCCCAAGGGCAAGGATGAGCTGAGCAACGATGCGGTGTGGGCTGCTCTGGGGCGCGTTGGGAAGCGCTGA
- the gor gene encoding glutathione-disulfide reductase, producing the protein MAGYDFDLFTVGAGSGGVAASRRAGASGAKVAICEEGRVGGTCVLRGCVPKKLLVYAAHYRYDMEDAAGYGWTVNSPALDWKKLQTVKAKELDRLTGIYGRLLRDAGVTLVEGRGRVVDAHTVEVAGKRYTAERILVATGGRPYLPEVTGIEHALTSEQALELPTLPRRVAVVGGGYIGVEFAGIFAALGAKVTMLIRGDTVLRGFDNDIRAALTQEMRKKGVDIRPETFVQDIEKREDGTLSLLTRMGDTLEVDAVLYSTGRVPNTQGLGLEEAGVKLNERGAVVVDAQSRSSVESIYAVGDVTDRLNLTPVAIAEGRAMVETLYRNNPVTMDHENVPSAVFSQPPVGTVGLTEREAMERHGKVDVYVSSFRPMKHTLTGRDERSMMKVVVERGTERVLGFHMVGADAPEIIQGLAVALKCGVTKKQLDATVGIHPTAAEEFVTLRDKRPDPSESATLLELGREVVATPPGDTRSK; encoded by the coding sequence ATGGCGGGCTACGACTTCGACTTGTTCACAGTGGGCGCGGGGTCGGGCGGCGTGGCGGCCAGCCGGCGAGCGGGAGCCTCCGGGGCGAAGGTGGCCATCTGCGAGGAGGGGCGCGTGGGCGGCACGTGCGTGCTGCGCGGGTGCGTGCCCAAGAAGCTGCTCGTGTACGCGGCGCACTACCGCTACGACATGGAGGACGCGGCCGGCTACGGCTGGACGGTGAACAGCCCCGCGTTGGACTGGAAGAAGCTCCAGACGGTGAAGGCGAAGGAGTTGGACCGGCTGACGGGCATCTACGGGCGGCTGCTGCGCGACGCGGGCGTGACGCTGGTGGAGGGCCGGGGCCGGGTGGTGGACGCGCACACGGTGGAGGTCGCGGGCAAGCGCTACACGGCGGAGCGCATCCTGGTGGCCACGGGCGGGCGGCCCTACCTGCCGGAGGTGACGGGCATCGAGCACGCGCTCACGTCCGAGCAGGCGCTGGAGTTGCCCACGCTGCCGCGCCGGGTGGCGGTGGTGGGGGGCGGCTACATCGGCGTGGAGTTCGCGGGCATCTTCGCGGCGCTGGGCGCGAAGGTGACCATGCTGATTCGCGGCGACACGGTGCTGCGAGGCTTCGACAACGACATCCGCGCGGCGCTGACGCAGGAGATGCGCAAGAAGGGCGTGGACATCCGCCCGGAGACGTTCGTCCAGGACATCGAGAAGCGCGAGGACGGCACGCTCAGCCTGCTGACGCGCATGGGGGACACGCTGGAGGTGGACGCGGTGCTGTACTCCACGGGCCGCGTGCCCAACACGCAGGGCCTGGGTCTGGAGGAGGCGGGCGTGAAGCTGAACGAGCGCGGCGCGGTGGTGGTGGACGCGCAGTCACGCTCGTCAGTGGAGAGCATCTACGCGGTGGGGGACGTGACGGATCGGCTCAACCTCACGCCCGTGGCCATCGCGGAGGGGCGCGCGATGGTGGAGACGCTGTACCGGAACAACCCGGTGACGATGGACCACGAGAACGTCCCGTCCGCGGTCTTCAGCCAGCCGCCGGTGGGCACAGTGGGGCTCACGGAACGCGAGGCGATGGAGCGCCACGGCAAGGTGGACGTCTACGTCTCCAGCTTCCGGCCCATGAAGCACACGCTGACGGGCCGGGATGAGCGCTCCATGATGAAGGTGGTGGTGGAGCGAGGCACGGAGCGCGTGCTGGGCTTCCACATGGTGGGGGCGGACGCGCCGGAGATCATCCAGGGGCTCGCGGTGGCGCTGAAGTGCGGCGTGACGAAGAAGCAGCTCGACGCGACGGTGGGCATCCACCCCACTGCGGCGGAGGAGTTCGTCACGCTGAGGGACAAGCGCCCGGATCCGTCGGAGAGCGCCACGCTGCTGGAGCTGGGGCGGGAGGTGGTGGCCACGCCGCCGGGGGATACGCGTAGCAAATAA
- a CDS encoding serine/threonine-protein kinase — protein MSHPPSCQTSPRADAPDTDTSPGMDPEVVGRRYRILDLLGRGGAGTVWRAQDGLSGPVALKRLHKTVADLARRPGRGTPSAFATQGMALSLAHEFQTLVSLRHPHVIRVLDYGFDAEGRPYLAMDLLEDARTLVEAGTDAPLATQVGLLIQTLQALAYLHRRGIIHRDLKPGNVLVVRGQVKVLDFGLAVGRDQQGRRAQPAGTPGYLAPELFEDQPPSELTDLFGFGAMACQMFFGRLPHAGQVFATPGFPPALKALLEQLVAPEAHRRPRDAEAVITALSDAVGQPRPAESAATRESFLQSARFVGRVAEREHLTDVLDAAMAGQGGAWLIGGESGVGKSRLLEEVRSLALVRGAMVLRGQAVDTGGVPYQEWRAVLRWLPMLTELSDREARVLRSLVPDLDALLGREVPAAPELDADMAQLRLHQTVEDLFARLSQPTVVILEDLHQAHAESLQLLAQLAARSPGLPLLLLVSFRDDESPQLPEHLPGTRVLRLQRLNAEEIAQLGESMLGAVGRRPDVVSLLRRESEGNPFLLVEVVRALAEDAGGLDRLGAVALPQRVWAGGMRALVQRRLEKVPRAARELLDVAALLGRELDLAVLERAAPGVDVEAWLTDCAAAAVLDVADGRWRFAHDKLRERLLEDLSPTLRPALHRRAALALESAHPTGHAAALSYHWGQAGDAARESRHARIAGEEALAVGACREAVPLLSRALAVAPQATPLEQGRVEALLAEARFQLGDLEAFRVHAESALAHFGWRVPSSRVAWVLGTLTQALSRLAQSARPDAYVDDSRRRRESRRVAGRLLMRLTDAFIYAQEALPVLWSGLRMLNLCEPAGPTPELARGYTVMAVVAGTVPVHRVADAWVKRAQEVAESVGRPADLAYVLNRNAVCAVYQARWQDVETWLSRATAIVDSVGDLRLAEECRALLTVSAMYRGQFARGLPLMDWLEASAVRRGSAQTQHWAQYYRAHMLLRLGEHARARVALEPALAWTEAHGGATDRIIVDGTLALLCLREGDTAGARAAAEKALVRLSAGKPVAHFVYFGATAVAEVLLTLLARETPGPGLQALTHSARSALQEVERFARVFPFGEPSAWLWRGCEAWLAGKHHKAFRAWKRCIAESDARGMPYEAARARLEWARHLPADDAERAELLRRAAEDFTRLGAREDLSRTLAEQGTAG, from the coding sequence ATGTCTCACCCCCCCTCCTGTCAGACCTCCCCCCGGGCGGACGCCCCGGACACCGACACGTCTCCGGGCATGGATCCGGAAGTCGTGGGGCGCCGGTACCGCATCCTCGACCTGCTGGGGCGCGGCGGCGCGGGCACCGTGTGGCGCGCACAGGACGGACTGTCCGGGCCGGTGGCCCTCAAGCGGCTGCACAAGACGGTGGCGGACCTGGCGCGGCGGCCCGGCCGGGGCACCCCTTCCGCCTTCGCCACGCAGGGCATGGCCCTGTCCCTGGCCCACGAGTTCCAGACGCTGGTGTCGCTGCGCCACCCGCACGTCATCCGCGTGCTGGACTACGGCTTCGACGCAGAGGGCCGCCCCTACCTGGCCATGGACCTGCTGGAGGACGCGCGCACGCTGGTGGAGGCCGGCACGGACGCGCCCCTGGCGACGCAGGTGGGCCTGCTCATCCAGACGCTCCAGGCGCTCGCGTACCTGCACCGGCGCGGCATCATCCACCGCGACCTGAAGCCCGGGAACGTGCTCGTGGTGCGCGGCCAGGTGAAGGTGCTGGACTTCGGCCTGGCCGTGGGCCGCGACCAGCAGGGCCGCCGCGCGCAGCCCGCGGGCACACCCGGCTACCTGGCCCCGGAGCTCTTCGAGGACCAGCCCCCTTCCGAGCTGACCGACCTGTTCGGCTTCGGCGCCATGGCGTGCCAGATGTTCTTCGGCCGGCTGCCCCACGCGGGCCAGGTGTTCGCCACGCCGGGCTTCCCGCCCGCGCTCAAGGCCCTGCTGGAGCAGCTGGTGGCGCCGGAAGCCCACCGCCGGCCGCGCGACGCGGAGGCCGTCATCACCGCGCTGAGCGACGCCGTGGGCCAGCCCCGGCCCGCCGAGTCCGCCGCCACGCGCGAGAGCTTCCTCCAGTCCGCGCGCTTCGTGGGCCGCGTGGCGGAGCGCGAGCACCTGACGGACGTGCTCGACGCGGCGATGGCGGGCCAGGGCGGCGCGTGGCTCATCGGCGGCGAGAGCGGCGTGGGCAAGTCGCGCCTCCTGGAGGAGGTGCGCTCGCTGGCGCTGGTGCGCGGCGCGATGGTGCTGCGCGGCCAGGCGGTGGACACCGGCGGCGTGCCCTATCAGGAGTGGCGCGCGGTGCTGCGCTGGCTGCCCATGCTCACGGAGCTCTCCGACCGTGAGGCGCGCGTGCTCCGGTCGCTGGTGCCGGACCTGGACGCGCTGCTGGGCCGCGAGGTGCCCGCCGCGCCGGAGCTGGACGCGGACATGGCGCAGCTGCGCCTGCACCAGACGGTGGAGGACCTCTTCGCCCGCCTGTCGCAGCCCACCGTGGTCATCCTGGAGGACCTGCATCAGGCGCACGCCGAATCGCTCCAGCTCCTCGCTCAGCTCGCGGCGAGGTCGCCGGGGCTGCCGCTGCTGTTGCTCGTGAGCTTCCGCGACGACGAGTCCCCGCAGCTGCCGGAGCACCTGCCCGGCACTCGCGTGCTGCGGCTGCAACGGCTGAACGCGGAGGAGATCGCCCAGCTGGGCGAGTCCATGCTGGGCGCCGTCGGCCGCCGGCCCGACGTGGTGTCGCTGTTGCGCCGCGAGTCGGAGGGCAATCCGTTCCTGCTGGTGGAGGTGGTGCGCGCGCTCGCGGAGGACGCGGGGGGCCTGGACCGGCTGGGCGCCGTCGCGCTGCCCCAGCGCGTGTGGGCGGGTGGCATGCGCGCGCTGGTGCAGCGCCGGCTGGAGAAGGTGCCTCGGGCGGCGCGGGAGTTGCTGGACGTGGCGGCGCTGCTGGGCCGGGAGCTGGACCTGGCGGTGCTGGAGCGGGCCGCGCCCGGCGTGGACGTGGAGGCGTGGCTCACCGACTGCGCGGCGGCGGCGGTGCTGGACGTGGCCGACGGCCGCTGGCGCTTCGCTCACGACAAGCTGCGCGAAAGGTTGCTGGAGGACCTGTCCCCGACGCTCCGCCCCGCGCTCCACCGGCGCGCGGCCCTGGCGCTGGAGTCGGCCCACCCCACGGGCCACGCCGCCGCGCTGTCGTACCACTGGGGGCAGGCCGGGGACGCGGCCCGCGAATCGCGCCACGCGCGGATCGCGGGCGAGGAGGCGCTGGCGGTGGGTGCGTGCCGGGAAGCGGTGCCGCTGCTCTCGCGGGCGCTGGCGGTCGCGCCCCAGGCCACGCCGCTGGAGCAGGGCCGCGTGGAGGCGCTGCTGGCGGAGGCTCGCTTCCAACTTGGAGACCTGGAGGCCTTCCGTGTGCACGCGGAGTCAGCGCTCGCGCACTTTGGATGGCGTGTGCCCTCGTCGCGCGTGGCGTGGGTGCTGGGCACGCTGACGCAGGCGCTGTCTCGGCTGGCGCAGAGTGCCCGGCCGGATGCGTACGTGGATGATTCCAGGCGGCGCCGGGAGTCGCGGCGGGTGGCGGGCCGGCTGCTGATGCGGCTCACCGACGCGTTCATCTACGCGCAGGAAGCGCTGCCGGTGCTCTGGAGCGGCCTGCGCATGCTCAACCTGTGCGAGCCCGCGGGGCCCACGCCGGAGCTGGCGCGCGGCTACACGGTGATGGCGGTGGTGGCGGGCACGGTGCCGGTGCACCGCGTGGCGGACGCGTGGGTGAAGCGGGCGCAGGAGGTGGCCGAAAGCGTGGGCCGCCCGGCGGACCTGGCCTATGTGCTCAACCGCAACGCGGTGTGCGCGGTGTACCAGGCGCGCTGGCAGGACGTGGAGACGTGGCTCTCGCGAGCGACGGCCATCGTGGACTCGGTGGGGGACCTGCGGCTGGCGGAGGAGTGCCGCGCGCTGCTCACCGTGTCCGCCATGTACCGCGGCCAGTTCGCGCGGGGCCTGCCGCTGATGGACTGGCTGGAGGCGTCCGCGGTGCGCCGGGGCTCGGCGCAGACGCAGCACTGGGCCCAGTATTACCGCGCGCACATGCTGCTGCGGCTGGGCGAACACGCCCGGGCCCGCGTGGCGCTGGAGCCGGCGCTCGCGTGGACGGAGGCGCACGGCGGCGCCACCGACCGCATCATCGTGGACGGCACGCTGGCGCTCTTGTGCCTGCGCGAGGGCGACACGGCGGGTGCTCGCGCGGCGGCGGAGAAGGCGCTGGTGCGGCTGTCCGCGGGCAAGCCGGTGGCGCACTTCGTCTACTTCGGCGCGACGGCGGTGGCGGAGGTGCTGCTCACCCTCCTGGCTCGCGAGACGCCCGGGCCCGGATTGCAGGCGCTCACGCACAGCGCGCGGTCCGCGCTCCAGGAGGTGGAGCGCTTCGCGCGGGTGTTCCCCTTCGGCGAGCCCTCCGCGTGGCTGTGGCGCGGCTGCGAGGCGTGGCTCGCGGGCAAGCACCACAAGGCCTTCCGCGCGTGGAAGCGCTGCATCGCGGAGTCGGACGCGCGGGGCATGCCCTACGAGGCGGCGCGCGCTCGGCTGGAGTGGGCGCGGCACCTGCCCGCGGACGACGCGGAGCGCGCGGAGTTGCTGCGGCGCGCGGCGGAGGATTTCACCCGGCTGGGGGCGCGCGAGGACCTGTCGCGGACCCTGGCCGAACAAGGGACGGCAGGGTGA